In Ursus arctos isolate Adak ecotype North America unplaced genomic scaffold, UrsArc2.0 scaffold_2, whole genome shotgun sequence, the genomic stretch GGAAGAACAGGGTCTTCTAGGGCATGCTgtcccctccttctctgccctaAACCTTCTCTAGAGCCACCTTCCACCACAGACACAAAAAGGGAGACGCAGGGATGGACACAAAGGGCCCATTCCCACATGATGCCCCGTCCCCAAAGCCACATACCTGCACGATGGTGTCCAGGTTCTGCCGGGACGTGGAAACAGAGTTGATGACTGAGGAGGGGCCCATGGTGACAACATTGatgtggtgggagggagggggtggtgcCGGCACGATCACtgtggggtggtgggtgggggccgGAGGGGGCAGGAGCTGCAAGACAGAGGCCCTCAGTCTTTTTCCAAAGCTTCCAGgagctgccccttcccttctgtcctTCTGTCGCTCAGGGAGTTGGCTCTCAGCACCATCTGCTTCGAGAGAGCCGCTGCCAACCAGCCCTTGAACTCCTTCACTCACAGAGGGCCAGCCAGTTCGTGCTCCAccctctcttattttaaaaatgagggaaaggTGGTCCAGAGAGGTGCTTCCAGCCATCTGAGATCCTGTGCCCCTTCACGCTCCAGCACCAAGCAAGCACTTCAGTATCTAATAAATCCAGtggttgtggggcacctgggtggctcagtcggttaagcatccaactcttgatttcggctcaggtcatgatctcagagttgtgagatcgagccccaagtcaggctccgaactcagaggggagtcagcttgtccctctccctgtccctctgcccctccccccactcatcccactctcgctccctctctctaaaataagaaaataaaaatttcttaaaaagtaaataaatttaaaaaaaaaagatacgctGGTTGTGAGTGTAGACTCTGGGTTTAGACGGCCAAGTCACTGCGGATCACGAGTGGGCATGTAATGTAACCTTTCCAGGCCTCAATTCTGCCATCAGTAAAATAGGATGAATATAAAGCCCAGGCCTCCAAGGGCTGCTACAAGGACTCAACGTAATAATGATGCAGGACACCTGGCAACCAGGAACCTTGGGCCCTGAGTCTGCCCCGCTGGAGCCCGGAGGCACTGCCGCTGCATGTGCGAGCCCCTCCCGCACACCCCTGCTCACCTGGGTCCGCAGGTGCTGCTGTTCCCGCTCCAGTTTCTCCTGGTGCAGCAGCCGcacctgctcctgctgctgctgcagctgcaCCTGCTGTGCGATCACCTTGAGCTTTTCCGGATACATGTGGGCCTCCAGCGAGCGCACCTGGGGGCCAGGCAACAGGTTCAGGGGCAGGGCTCGGACCACACCCCGGTGCCTCCCCCCACCGCGAGCAGGGCCCTCAGGACTGCTGAGCTCGGCCTCCTCAAGCTCTACCCTTCACCAAGAGGCCACTCACTCCTGCAGCAAACCCTAGCAGGGAGCTCGTCCACCCTCGGGGTAGAGACCAAAGTCCTCAGTGCAGCCTGCCAGGCCCGCCAGGCCTCATCTCCTCTCCCGCCACGGCCTCCCTTGTGCCGTGCTCCCTCCACCTCCAGGCCCCTGCCCATGCTGTTCTGTGCGGagcacccctctcccctctctgcgtGGTTCACTTCAAGACTTGACCTCCCGACCTCAGCTCAAGTCACTTCCACAGAGAAGCCACAGAGCAGCCTCTCTGGAACCAGCCCAAATCCACTTCCCTGGTGCCCACCGTTGGCACATGGCCTTTATTAcagctgtgtttttattttccttttttttttaaagatgttatttatttacttgagagagagagagaatgagagtgcatgcacacacagacaagGTGGGGGGccgggacagagggagagggacaagcagactccccactgagcagggagcatgacgtggggctggatcccaggaccctggggtcgtgacctgagccaaaggcagatgcatcaccgacggagccccccaggcaccccacagctGTGTTTTTACAGTGTGAGATCCTCCGACTcatgtccccccaccccatgcagaCAGGGACCCCGAGGAAAGGGAGCTGACTGCTTTGCTCCCTGCTGGGTCCCTCACTCGTaggcctggcacaaagcagggcTCCTGTAAAACACTGCTCAACCCAAGAGCCTCACCTGCTCTTCCAGCATCATGCGCACCGAGCGCTCCTTGTCCAGCTGCTGTCTCAGCTCGATCATCTCCCGGCGCAGGTCCTCCGCCTTCTCGTCCTCCCAGATATCTGGTGACCCAATGCCCTCGTCCTTGTCTTCTGCCCGCCGCCGCTTGGGGGATGAGCCGCTCAGCTCCTGGGGACCCCAAGGGGCCAGTGAGTGTGCCTTGACACCCCCATACTACCAACACCACCGCCAACAGGGA encodes the following:
- the TFAP4 gene encoding transcription factor AP-4 isoform X2 encodes the protein MQSINAGFQSLKTLIPHTDGEKLSKAAILQQTAEYIFSLEQEKTRLLQQNTQLKRFIQELSGSSPKRRRAEDKDEGIGSPDIWEDEKAEDLRREMIELRQQLDKERSVRMMLEEQVRSLEAHMYPEKLKVIAQQVQLQQQQEQVRLLHQEKLEREQQHLRTQLLPPPAPTHHPTVIVPAPPPPSHHINVVTMGPSSVINSVSTSRQNLDTIVQAIQHIEGTQERQEQEEEQRRAVIVKPGRGCPEAHASDTASDSEASDSDAMDQSREEPAGHGGLP